In the Drosophila willistoni isolate 14030-0811.24 chromosome 3R, UCI_dwil_1.1, whole genome shotgun sequence genome, CCACCTTGAGGAAAGTTTTCATATGCATAACTCGGAAATTTTCAATTCGATTTGCTATATattaattacaaatttaagtataccaaatttatttgcattaaGTGGAAAATTACGAGAAATGGTCTATTTTATACAAATTGCGAGTGTGTAGAGCGCAAAATGTTTAATCGAGTACACTCCccgatatacatacatatcgaGTCGGCTGTTAATGCttaaaaatgtatatgtaatATACCATTTGACTAGATTTTGTGTAAagacgaatatatatatatatgtttttaatattttaataactCAGATGATGATGTTGCATCCTACTCCGGCTCAGCGTGTCAGCATACGTGAGGAGTTGCGCGAACCAGAGGACCCTTCTGATATTGAGCGCGACATCAAGTTGATACGAGAATGGTTGGAGACGCAGCCGCACTTGCCCAAGGATATGGACGATATGCGTTTAACGACCTTCTTGCGCGGCTGTAAGTTTAGCTTGGAGAAAGTGAAGAAGAAGCTGGATATGTACTACACAATGAGGAATGCGGTACCGGAGTTTTTTGCCAACCGGGATATTAACCGTGAAGAACTAAACATTGTTTTAGACTATGTGTAAGGAGAACTGATTTGCCTTAAGAATACTCATAATGAATTTGTCTGTTCTTTAGACACTGCCCCACGTTACCAGGCATAACGCCAAATGGGCGCCGCATCACCTTTATACGGGGAATTGACTGTGACTTCCAGCCCCATCATATTTTGGATGCCATGAAGGTGGCCTTAATGATTGGAGATGTGCGTCTAGCTGAAGAGAGTGTTGGCATTGCCGGCGACATATTCATTTTAGACGCAGCTGTGGCAAGTGCTTCGCACTTTGCAAAGTTTTCACCGACTGTAGTAAAGAAATTTCTTATTGCTGTTCAGGAAGCGTATCCCGTTAAGGTAAAAGAGGTCCATGTGATTAACATATCCCCGCTGGTAGACACGATCTTTAATTTCGTGAAGCCCTTCGTTAAAGAGAAGATTCGTAGCCGCATAACTTTTCACAATGATGTAGAGAGCCTATACAAGGTGGTTCCAAAGGATTTGCTTCCCAATGAATACGGCGGCAAAGCTGGTGGTATTGTGGAGCTCAATCAATGGTGGAAACAAAAGTTAGCCGACAATACTAAGTGGTTTACCGAGCAGGAGGATAAAAAGGCCAATGAATCGTTGCGCCCCGGCGCACCAAAGACCAGTGACGATTTGTTTGGAATGGAGGGTACATTCCGTCAACTGAACAtcgattaaaaattttgaatcaAGTACACATTTTGCAAAATTAACTTGCTTTATTGAACGCTTTTTCATGATCTTCTATTGCATGTATAcgtatttttatattctttatgCTTGTGCAAATTCGGCAGTAAATTTTCACAATAAATAGTAAAGGACCAGCaaataaaattccaatttCTTGTttgtaatttgaaatttaGCCATTGTTGATGTTAAACAGTTTCGGAAAAGACCAATTGACTGAAAGGTATAAGAATGTCAAAATCAAAGATCTATTCCATCAATATGTATAGGGCAATACTTGCTTAGGGGattcaataaattttgattaaaattaaatatatgcatatatatacatacatgagATTCTAAATTTATTATGCAAACCAAACTTGcaatttaatataattataatgaaACTCAAATATATTTTGGTAAATAATTTGAAGGTGGTAGTTTGTCAAACTTTTGTCTTAtaatatattcaaattatgttttattgaAACGACAAAAACTTTGTAGCTGATAATTTGGAGTTAAGTTAGAAAAGACAGGACACACCttcaaa is a window encoding:
- the LOC6649726 gene encoding alpha-tocopherol transfer protein-like → MMMLHPTPAQRVSIREELREPEDPSDIERDIKLIREWLETQPHLPKDMDDMRLTTFLRGCKFSLEKVKKKLDMYYTMRNAVPEFFANRDINREELNIVLDYVHCPTLPGITPNGRRITFIRGIDCDFQPHHILDAMKVALMIGDVRLAEESVGIAGDIFILDAAVASASHFAKFSPTVVKKFLIAVQEAYPVKVKEVHVINISPLVDTIFNFVKPFVKEKIRSRITFHNDVESLYKVVPKDLLPNEYGGKAGGIVELNQWWKQKLADNTKWFTEQEDKKANESLRPGAPKTSDDLFGMEGTFRQLNID